Proteins encoded within one genomic window of Silene latifolia isolate original U9 population unplaced genomic scaffold, ASM4854445v1 scaffold_150, whole genome shotgun sequence:
- the LOC141637836 gene encoding uncharacterized protein LOC141637836 — protein MRTMISHYSNPNFPPKFPSSIPQINIKPSFYLHPNLLISPINTVPTINSCFRASCTAKSEGSFNGWDDLRVKIDSDKLGESNYLKKLIFLIGIDDKKYLFTCILGFVVALVISRIRVSSIVVFPAVVIVFGIGFSLGFFNDGTLKGFSSKDESFRVHVEKLRILEKLFDGFDVKVGELKRVVKKGIDDESVELSELERYVDVLESISGLVLDARNVVEDFGCELEETVKKSNQKSSRNKKEFGRNGFDLMGFFGSFVRDNGAPKSSKRNVFRRGSIAKEVDKGGRRDMRGVEVEQALDSVSSVNGSASRVGLSIDGGMNELGERNQEMERISQSRKMSEMDSRSFLDDGNDRFNYQSSRLVDNQSFSFNMSSHREFRKWTADDSIISSYKEVGFTKEQEENGNSWSSQQHFGDRIGGYDSNGSMTNVDFGNYNDDFSQERMNVEDELHTRKYQPRAEKDEGPFSSSTVSDDLMFNDYLTKANGLLKQAKECLKVGNDEIFAEEMLHKSANLLSQAITMKPMSLLAIGQLGNTYLLHGELKLRTTRALRNRLLRNENFSYESYDLLLSVNEARPNRDRIETLLGQTCEECETLLVQAGRKYRTALTIDGNDLRALYNWGLALFFRAQLIADIGPEAVPDADKLFMAAIDKFDAMMSKSNVCAPEALYRWGMALQQRSRLRPNSSRDRVKLLQQAKRLYKDALDMGSNNLQVREALSACMSELDFRDI, from the exons ATGAGGACTATGATCTCTCATTACTCAAACCCTAATTTTCCCCCCAAATTCCCTTCATCAATTCCTCAAATTAACATCAAACCCAGCTTTTATTTACACCCAAATCTTCTTATTTCTCCAATAAACACTGTACCCACCATTAACAGTTGTTTCAGAGCTTCCTGCACTGCAAAATCAGAGGGTTCTTTCAATGGTTGGGACGATTTAAGAGTCAAGATTGACTCAGACAAGTTGGGTGAGTCAAATTATCTTAAAAAGTTGATCTTTTTGATTGGAATTGATGATAAAAAGTATTTATTTACTTGTATTTTAGGTTTTGTTGTTGCATTGGTAATTTCTaggattagggtttcatcaattgTTGTGTTTCCTGCTGTTGTTATTGTTTTTGGAATTGGGTTTTCATTAGGGTTTTTTAATGATGGAACCCTAAAAGGGTTTAGCTCAAAAGATGAATCTTTTAGGGTTCATGTTGAAAAGTTGAGAAttttggagaaattgtttgatgGGTTTGATGTAAAAGTTGGTGAATTGAAAAGGGTTGTGAAGAAAGGTAttgatgatgagagtgttgaATTGAGTGAGTTGGAGAGGTATGTGGATGTGTTGGAGTCAATTAGTGGGTTGGTTTTAGATGCTAGAAATGTGGTTGAGGATTTTGGTTGTGAGTTGGAGGAGACGGTGAAGAAGTCCAATCAAAAGAGTAGTCGGAATAAGAAAGAATTTGGGAGGAATGGGTTTGATTTGATGGGGTTCTTCGGGAGTTTTGTTAGAGATAATGGAGCGCCGAAGAGTAGTAAAAGAAATGTGTTTAGGAGAGGAAGTATTGCCAAGGAAGTGGATAAGGGAGGACGAAGAGATATGCGTGGCGTTGAAGTTGAGCAAGCGTTAGACTCCGTGTCTAGTGTAAATGGTAGTGCTTCTAGGGTGGGTTTGAGTATTGATGGCGGAATGAATGAATTGGGTGAGAGGAAccaggaaatggagaggatttcACAAAGTCGCAAAATGAGTGAAATGGATTCAAGAAGTTTTCTAGATGATGGCAACGACAGATTTAATTATCAAAGCTCGAGACTGGTGGATAATCAAAGTTTTAGCTTTAATATGTCGTCTCACAGGGAATTTCGGAAATGGACAGCAGATGACAGTATAATTAGTAGCTACAAAGAAGTTGGCTTCACCAAGGAACAGGAGGAGAATGGGAATTCCTGGAGTAGCCAACAGCATTTTGGCGACCGCATTGGAGGTTATGATTCTAATGGAAGCATGACAAATGTGGATTTTGGAAATTATAATGATGATTTCAGTCAAGAAAGGATGAATGTAGAAGATGAACTCCACACAAGGAAATACCAACCTAGAGCGGAGAAAGATGAAGGTCCCTTTTCATCGTCTACGGTTTCAGACGATTTGATGTTTAATGACTACCTCACAAAAGCGAATGGTCTTCTGAAACAAGCCAAGGAGTGTTTAAAAGTGGGGAATGATGAGATATTTGCCGAAGAAATGCTTCACAAATCTGCCAACTTGCTTTCTCAAGCTATAACTATGAAACCAATGAGTTTGCTTGCTATAGGTCAGTTGGGTAACACCTATCTTCTTCATGGAGAGCTGAAATTGAGAACCACTAGGGCATTGAGAAACCGTCTTTTAAGAAATGAGAATTTCAGTTATGAAAGTTATGATTTGCTCTTGTCGGTTAATGAGGCACGGCCAAATCGAGATAGGATTGAAACTCTTCTAGGTCAAACATGTGAAGAGTGTGAGACTCTCTTAGTTCAAGCTGGAAGGAAGTATAGGACAGCTCTGACAATTGACGGAAATGACTTGAGAGCCTTATATAATTGGGGGCTTGCCCTTTTCTTTCGGGCGCAGTTGATCGCTGATATTGGACCT GAAGCAGTTCCAGATGCTGATAAGTTGTTCATGGCTGCGATCGATAAATTTGATGCGATGATGTCCAAGAGCAATGTCTGTGCACCAGAAG CTCTATATAGATGGGGTATGGCACTACAGCAAAGATCACGACTGCGGCCAAACAGCAGTAGAGACAGAGTGAAGTTATTGCAGCAGGCTAAGAGGCTTTATAAAGATGCTCTTGACATGGGTTCTAATAATCTCCAGGTAAGAGAGGCTTTATCCGCATGCATGTCTGAGCTTGACTTTCGTGACATATAA